A region of the Candidatus Acetothermia bacterium genome:
CGAGGCCATGCTCAAGGTGCTGGCCGAGGTCAAGGCCGAACTGCCTCCCCCGCCAGAACAGGAGATCCCACTCCCCGAGGGCAAGAAGCTTCAGGCATGGGGGATCGACCGGGTGCGGCTCGTGGCGGCCGAACCGGCCACTGTGGATGAGGGGACCCTCGTGACGTGGCCCCTGTCCGCCCCGGTCATGGCGAGCGGCCTGTCCGAGCGGGCGCTTTCCGTGCTGCGGGACGGCCTCGACCTCCGGGCCAAGCCCACCCCGCTCGCCTCGCTCATCACCGCGTGGCGGGGGAAAGTCCCAGGTCTCCTCGCCCTCGGCGTGCCGCGGGTCATGGCGGCACCGTCCATCACCGGCCAAACCCCAGCCCTCCCGTTCGTCCCGGGCGCCCCGGTGGGCGTCGGTCTGGTGGTGGGTGACGTCACGGTGGGGGCGTTGGGGACGGTGACGATGACCGATGGCGACGTGGTGCTGGCGTTCGGGCACCCGTTCCTGTTCACCGGGCCCAGCCGTTACTTCCTCACCGAGTCCTACGTGTTCGACACCGTGGCCGCGCTGGACGCCCCGTACAAGTTCGGTGCCCTCGCCGACGTCCGGGGCGGGGTGTTCGCCGACCGGTGGGCGGCGGTGGGGGCGGTCGTCGGCCGCACGCCCGCCGGTATCCGCACCGAGTTCGTGGTGCAGGACCAGGGGCGAGGCACGCGGAGCGAGCTCCGCGCCACCGTGGTGGACGAACCCCGCCTGTCCGCCCTGCTCCTCTATGTGTCCGGGTTGGAGGCGGTGGACCGGGCCCTGGACCGGATCGGGCCGGGGACGGCGGTGGTGCAGTACACCATCACCGGCCGCGGGATGCCGCGCCCACTCACCCGGGAAAACGTGTTCCTGTCCACCGAGGACGTCGCCGCATACGTCCCCTGGGAGGCGGCCATCGTGGCCGACATCCTGGCGTACAACGAGTTCCAAGATCCGGAGCTCACCGGGATCAGCTTCACCGCCACCGTGTACCCCAACTTCGTGGCGGCGGAGGTGATCGACCTCGCGACGGAACAGGACGAGTACGCGCCCGGGGACACGGTGCAGTTCATCGTCACCGTCCGGGGCTGGCGGGGGAAGACGGAGGAATGGGAGGGGGAGATCGTCATCCCCGCGGACATCGACACGCCGTACGTCGAGCTCCGGGCGTACGGGGGGCCGCGCCTGCGGGAGCGCGGGGAGGGGGCGCCGACGTTCGCGTCGCTCGAGGATCTCATCGCCTACATCGAGGGCATCCCCACCTACGACACCCTGACCGTGGAGCTGTTCGCGGTGGACCCCCTCTCCGACCTCATGTGCGAACCCTGGCTCTATGGGGTGGACGCGCTGTCCGACCGGATCCCGGGGACGGTGGTGTACGGCGAGGTCTCGCTCATCCTCCCCCTTACCCCAAAGGGATAGCGGATGTGGGACCTACGTGAGGCGGCGGAGGCGCTGGAGGCCCGGCTGATCCGGCCGATGGCCCCGTTTGCCGTTTCGGGGGCCACCGCCGATTCCCGGCGGGTCCAGCCGGGGGACGTGTTCGCCGCCCTGCGCGGGACCCGCCACGATGGGCACGACTTCCTCGGCGAGGCGTTCGCCCGAGGGGCAGTGGGAGCGGTCGTGTCCCGCGATCCCGGGGTCGGCCACAACCTCCTCCTCGTCCCAGACGTGCCGGCCGCGCTGTGGGAGCTCGCGGCCTGGCGCCGACCGATGCTGGACATCCCGGTGGTGGGGGTGACCGGATCGATCGGCAAGACCACGACCAAGGAGCTGGTGGCCGCGGCCTTGTCCACCCGCTACCGGACCTACCGGACCCCGGAGAGCTACAACAACGAGCTCGGGGTGCCGCTCGCCGTCCTCTCCATTCCCGGCGACGCCGAGGTGGCGGTGTTCGAGCTGGGGGTGTCGGCGCCGGGGGAGATCCGGCGCCTGGCCCAGCTCCTGCGGCCGTGGGCCGGGATCATCACCGGGGTCGGCCCGGCCCATCTGGCAACGCTCGGCTCCATCGACCAGGTGGCGGAGGCGAAGTGGGAGCTTGCCGAGGCCCTGCCCGAGGAGGGGATCCTCGCCGTGGCCTGGGACTTCCCGGAGCTGCGGGCGCGGGTGGAGCGGTGCGACGGGCTGTGCCTCCGGTTCGGGCGCACGCCGGACGCCGATTTCTACCCTGCGGACCTTGTGACCGACGATCCACAGGGGGTGCGGTTCCGGGCGGTGAGCCCCCGCGGGGATGTGCCCGCCCACCTACAGCTTCTCGGGGAGCACGTGGCGGTGCTGGCGTGCGGGGCGCTCGCCCTGACGTGGGGCATGGGCGTGCCGGAGCGAGGGGCGGTGCAGGCCCTGTCGTCCGTGCCCCCCATCCCCCACCGCCTCCACCTCCGGCCGGCCCCGTTCGGCTGGATCCTGGACGATTGCTACAACGCCAATCCCCTGTCCATGCGGGCCGCGTTGCGCACCCTGGTGTCCCTCAAGCTCCCGGTGGCCCGGCGGGCGGTGCTGTTTGCGGACATGCTTGACCTCGGCCCCCAGGAGGCCAAGTTCCACCGGGAAGTCGTGGAAGAAGCCCGCTGGCAGGGGGTGGACGTGCTGTACTGTTACGGCAAGCAGGCCGCAGCGGCGTTCGCCGTCTGGCAGGGCCCGGGCGCGGCCGAAGAAGAGGACCTGGAGGCGCTCATCGCCCGGATGCACGCCGAGCTCCCCACGGCCCCCACGGCGTTGCTCGTCAAGGGGTCGCGGGCGATGGCCCTGGAGCGGGCGGTGGACGCCCTCGCCCGCGGCTGACCGCCTGGCGCCAGGGCAATCTACGCCGCGAGGTCGGGACGGGTCTGCTTACCCCAGAGCTTGAACCCGAGCGCCGCCAGGAACGCGAGCGCGGTGATCGTCCCCCACAGGAGAAGCGGGGAGGTGGGGAACGCGTCGAGGAGAACCCCCCCGAGGAATGGCCCCGCCGACCACCCCATCGTCTCGGCGAGGCCGAACGCCCCCATGTACCGGCCGCGGTGGGCCGGCGGGGCCAGTTCCGCGGTCACGGTGAGCGTGCTCGGGGCGAACACGATCTCCCCCAGGGTGACCACGGCGATCGCCCCCAGCAGGCCCGGGAACGCCCGCAGCCAGCCGAACGCAAGGTACCCCACCCCATAGAGAAGGCTCCCCAGCACCAGGGCCCTCCCCCGCCGCAGGCGGTCCACCCCACGGGCCACGGGGTACTGGAGGAACACCACCAGTAGCCCATTCAGGGTGAGGAGCGCCCCGAACTTGGCCTCGGACAGGCCGAGCCGCTCCACCGTGTACACGGACAACGTGGACACGAGTTGGCCGGCCACCAGAAACACGAGCAGCGACAGGCCGACGAACGCGAGGAACCGGCGGTGGGCGAGCACCTCCCGCAACGCCCCCAGCACCGGCTCCCGCTCCCCCCGGGCGTGGGACTCGC
Encoded here:
- the murF gene encoding UDP-N-acetylmuramoyl-tripeptide--D-alanyl-D-alanine ligase → MWDLREAAEALEARLIRPMAPFAVSGATADSRRVQPGDVFAALRGTRHDGHDFLGEAFARGAVGAVVSRDPGVGHNLLLVPDVPAALWELAAWRRPMLDIPVVGVTGSIGKTTTKELVAAALSTRYRTYRTPESYNNELGVPLAVLSIPGDAEVAVFELGVSAPGEIRRLAQLLRPWAGIITGVGPAHLATLGSIDQVAEAKWELAEALPEEGILAVAWDFPELRARVERCDGLCLRFGRTPDADFYPADLVTDDPQGVRFRAVSPRGDVPAHLQLLGEHVAVLACGALALTWGMGVPERGAVQALSSVPPIPHRLHLRPAPFGWILDDCYNANPLSMRAALRTLVSLKLPVARRAVLFADMLDLGPQEAKFHREVVEEARWQGVDVLYCYGKQAAAAFAVWQGPGAAEEEDLEALIARMHAELPTAPTALLVKGSRAMALERAVDALARG
- a CDS encoding MFS transporter; amino-acid sequence: MIVPRWLARRGRFLGRFDGRLWALVASQLVTSAGFSIALPFLSLYLHRDRDLSMTVVGAIMLANAVVSAAGRMAGGELADRLGRRPTVLGAAGVRVLLFLVLAALIRGTGPVWAIAAVYLGVRITGALAMTAISAMVADLAPGGQRMEAYGLLRVGGNVGWAAGPALGGYLAAFLPYWTLFAVTALASSVAFFLLAAFARESHARGEREPVLGALREVLAHRRFLAFVGLSLLVFLVAGQLVSTLSVYTVERLGLSEAKFGALLTLNGLLVVFLQYPVARGVDRLRRGRALVLGSLLYGVGYLAFGWLRAFPGLLGAIAVVTLGEIVFAPSTLTVTAELAPPAHRGRYMGAFGLAETMGWSAGPFLGGVLLDAFPTSPLLLWGTITALAFLAALGFKLWGKQTRPDLAA